A DNA window from Oscarella lobularis chromosome 8, ooOscLobu1.1, whole genome shotgun sequence contains the following coding sequences:
- the LOC136190572 gene encoding protein FAM32A-like, which produces MADAYETVQKGSLKLKGVAAGGIQKKKKKSKRKREEIAQEAEEAASRTTKPASKPRDTRTPAQKAFDRVQEKRLAERALKKAEKSHKERVQEFNVHLDSLTEHFDIQKVSWTK; this is translated from the exons ATGGCTGACGCATACGAAACGGTACAGAAAGGTTCCCTAAAGCTAAAAGGAGTCGCAGCCGGCGGGATACAGAA aaagaaaaagaaatcgaagcgtAAACGCGAGGAAATCGCCCAAGAGGCTGAAGAAGCGGCCTCCAGAACCACAAAGCCGGCATCGAAGCCTCGGGACACGCGAACGCCGGCTCAAAAGGCTTTCGATCGGGTACAGGAGAAACGc CTCGCCGAACGGGCTCTCAAGAAGGCGGAAAAGAGTCATAAGGAAAGAGTGCAG GAATTCAACGTGCATCTCGATTCGTTGACGGAGCACTTCGACATACAGAAAGTCAGCTGgacgaaatag